In Pogoniulus pusillus isolate bPogPus1 chromosome 1, bPogPus1.pri, whole genome shotgun sequence, one DNA window encodes the following:
- the VPS18 gene encoding vacuolar protein sorting-associated protein 18 homolog, translating into MASILDEYEDSLYRSASVQQSRASVGIPHSGYVNARLEKETPIFNKQRIDFAPPEKINSLVVSSNQLCMSLGKDTLLRIDLGKPDEPNQVELGRKDEAKVYKMFLDHTGSHLLIALNTSECLYLNRSVQKVRALSRWKGHLIESVGWNKFLGSETNTGPILVGTAQGQIYEAEISVSEGSLFSTNPDQYFRQVYTLEEESGPAPVCCLEIERGLEGKFFIMATTRKRLFQFVGKVPEGTEQQGFSSIFAMHADHLPSFREFPANLGFSEIAFYTPKLRSNPRSFAWMMGNGVLYGTLDYSRPDSILSDERVWVYPSDIDITVNKPISIVLTQFHFLLLLPDRVKAVCTLNGQVVFQDLFLEKFGLLTRMIKDPMVQQIWIHTEKVVFRYHVQRESRDVWKMYMNMNKFDLAKEYCKDRPECLDIVLAKEAEHCFQNKRYLDSAKCYALTQNYFEEIALKFIEAKQEEALMEFLLKKLSNLKPSEKTQTTLLTTWLTELYLNWLGVLEGDPSQRNLYLDTREKFRTFLSSPKNKDCLFNNRASIYELLASHGDTEHMVYFAVIMQDYERVVAHHCQHDEYDEALNVLSRHRDEKLFYKFSPVLIQHIPKKVVDAWISMGSRLDARNLIPALVNYSQSASTQQINEAIRYMEFCVYQLEETQEAIHNYLLSLYALCRPDSLLSYLEQAGTNPNRIHYDLKYALRLCAEHGHHHACVHIYKVMELYEEAVDLALQVDVDLAKSCADLPEDDEELRKKLWLKIARHVVQEEKDVKKAMACLSSCALLKIEDILPFFPDFVTIDHFKEAICNSLEDYNKHIEELKREMEEATQSAKRIREDIQEMRNKYGSVEPQEKCAACDFPLLNRPFYLFLCGHMFHYDCLLQAVFPNLPAYKQAKLEDLQKKLAVTSQPSKSHHRPKDADTISLGKGQQSREQLKADIDDIVAAECVYCGELMIRSIDKPFIDPQKYEEEMQSWL; encoded by the exons ATGGCCTCCATCCTGGACGAGTACGAGGATTCCCTGTACCGCTCCGCCTCCGTGCAGCAGAGCCGCGCCAGCGTGGGCATCCCACACTCCG GATATGTaaatgcacggctggagaaggAAACACCAATATTTAACAAGCAAAGGATTGATTTTGCTCCTCCTGAGAAAATTAACAGCTTGGTGGTCTCCTCTAACCAGCTCTGTATGAGCCTTGGGAAAGACACTCTTCTCAG GATTGATCTTGGGAAGCCAGATGAACCTAATCAGGTGGAGCTGGGACGCAAAGATGAAGCCAAAGTCTACAAGATGTTTTTGGACCACACAG GCTCTCACCTCCTGATTGCTCTGAACACCAGCGAATGCCTTTACCtgaacagaagtgttcagaaaGTGCGAGCACTCTCCCGCTGGAAAGGCCACCTGATAGAAAGTGTGGGCTGGAACAAATTCCTCGGCTCAGAGACCAACACTGGGCCTATTCTGGTGGGGACAGCCCAGGGGCAGATCTATGAGGCTGAAATCTCTGTCAGCGAGGGAAGCCTCTTCAGCACTAATCCCGACCAGTACTTCCGACAGGTCTACACTCTGGAGGAGGAATCGGGACCGGCCCCggtctgctgcttggagattGAACGAGGGCTAGAAGGGAAATTTTTTATTATGGCCACCACTCGAAAGAGACTATTCCAGTTTGTTGGcaaagtacctgaagggactgaGCAGCAAGGCTTCAGCTCCATCTTTGCTATGCATGCTGACCACCTGCCCAGCTTCCGGGAGTTTCCGGCCAACTTGGGCTTCAGTGAGATAGCCTTTTACACCCCGAAACTGCGCTCCAATCCCCGCTCCTTTGCCTGGATGATGGGGAATGGTGTTTTGTATGGTACCTTGGATTACAGCCGACCTGATTCGATTCTGAGCGATGAACGAGTCTGGGTttacccttcagatattgacaTAACTGTGAACAAGCCAATATCCATTGTGCTTACTCAGTTCCacttcctcttgctgctgcctgaccGGGTGAAGGCTGTGTGCACTCTGAATGGGCAGGTTGTTTTCCAAGACCTGTTCCTGGAGAAGTTTGGCTTGCTGACACGcatgatcaaagatcccatggTCCAGCAGATATGGATCCACACTGAGAAAGTAGTGTTCCGCTACCACGTCCAGCGGGAGTCTAGAGATGTGTGGAAGATGTATATGAACATGAACAAATTTGATTTAGCCAAAGAGTATTGTAAAGACCGTCCAGAGTGCCTAGATATTGTGCTGGCAAAGGAGGCAGAGCACTGCTTCCAGAACAAGAGGTATCTAGACAGTGCCAAATGTTACGCGCTGACCCAGAACTACTTTGAAGAAATTGCTCTTAAGTTCATTGAAGCCAAGCAAGAAGAGGCCCTGATGGAGTTTCTGCTTAAGAAGCTAAGTAACCTAAAGCCTTCTGAGAAGACACAGACCACGTTGCTGACCACGTGGTTAACGGAGCTGTACCTGAACTGGCTAGGTGTACTGGAAGGAGATCCCTCGCAGCGAAACCTCTACCTGGATACACGGGAGAAGTTCcgcaccttcctgagcagccccaagAACAAAGACTGTCTGTTTAATAACCGGGCCTCTATCTATGAGCTGTTGGCAAGCCACGGGGATACCGAACACATGGTCTACTTTGCAGTCATCATGCAGGACTACGAGCGTGTAGTAGCTCATCACTGCCAGCACGATGAGTATGACGAAGCTCTAAATGTGCTGtccaggcacagagatgagAAGCTGTTCTACAAGTTCTCTCCAGTCCTTATCCAGCATATTCCTAAGAAGGTAGTTGATGCTTGGATTTCTATGGGTTCTAGACTGGATGCCAGGAACCTCATTCCAGCCCTTGTTAACTATAGCCAGagtgccagcacacagcagatcAATGAGGCCATTAGGTATATGGAGTTCTGTGTCTATCAGTTGGAGGAGACCCAGGAAGCCATTCACAACTACCTGTTGTCTCTCTACGCTTTGTGTCGGCCGGACTCGTTGCTGTCAtacctggagcaggcaggaacCAACCCAAACCGGATCCACTATGACCTGAAGTATGCCTTGCGGCTGTGCGCGGAGCACGGCCACCACCACGCCTGCGTCCACATTTACAAAGTGATGGAACTGTatgaggaggctgtggatctcGCCTTGcag GTGGATGTTGATCTTGCAAAGTCCTGTGCAGATCTCCCTGAAGATGACGAGGAGCTGCGGAAGAAGCTGTGGTTGAAGATTGCTCGCCATGTTGTTCAGGAAGAGAAGGATGTGAAGAAGGCAATGGCCTGcctctccagctgtgccctgctgaagaTCGAAGACATCCTCCCCTTCTTTCCAGACTTCGTCACTATTGACCATTTCAAGGAGGCAATCTGTAACTCCCTGGAGGACTACAACAAACACATTGAGGAGCTGAAAAGGGAGATGGAGGAAGCCACGCAGAGTGCCAAGAGAATCCGAGAGGACATCCAGGAGATGAGAAATAAGTATGGCTCTGTGGAGCCTCAGGAGAAATGTGCTGCTTGCGATTTTCCGCTTCTAAACCGCcctttttaccttttcctctgtgGGCACATGTTTCACTATGACTGCCTCCTCCAAGCAGTTTTCCCAAACCTCCCTGCCTATAAGCAGGCAAAACTTGAAGATCTTCAGAAGAAGCTGGCAGTTACCAGTCAGCCTTCCAAGAGCCACCACCGTCCCAAGGACGCGGATACCATTAGCTTGGggaaggggcagcagagccGGGAACAGCTCAAAGCTGACATTGATGACATTGTGGCAGCCGAGTGTGTGTACTGTGGTGAGCTGATGATCCGGTCCATTGACAAACCTTTTATTGACCCTCAGAAATACGAAGAGGAGATGCAGAGCTGGCTGTAA